Proteins encoded by one window of Streptacidiphilus sp. PB12-B1b:
- a CDS encoding aquaporin, which produces MPDDGDTAGPRAAAELVGTAALVAVVVGSGIQATALTTDAGLQLLADSLATVFGLGVLIALLGPVSGAHFNPVVTLAAWWTSRRDADGPALREPAAYVPAQIGGAIGGAVLTDAMFAKPLVHFSTRHRSAPHLLLGEVVATTGLILLIFGLTRAQRAHLAPVAVASYIGAAYWFTSSTSFATPAVTIGRAFTDTFAGIAPASVPGFLGAQLVGLAFGLALVTVLFGRPARTTADDVVVPHSEPDRVGSAH; this is translated from the coding sequence GTGCCGGATGACGGCGATACCGCTGGCCCGCGGGCGGCGGCCGAGCTGGTCGGCACGGCCGCACTGGTCGCGGTCGTGGTCGGCTCCGGCATCCAGGCCACCGCCCTGACCACAGACGCCGGCCTGCAACTGCTGGCCGACTCCCTGGCCACGGTCTTCGGCCTCGGCGTGCTGATCGCCCTACTCGGCCCGGTCTCCGGCGCTCACTTCAACCCCGTCGTCACCCTCGCGGCCTGGTGGACAAGCCGCCGCGACGCCGACGGGCCCGCCCTGCGGGAGCCGGCCGCCTACGTGCCGGCCCAGATCGGCGGGGCGATCGGCGGCGCGGTGCTGACGGACGCGATGTTCGCCAAGCCGCTGGTCCACTTCTCCACCCGCCACCGCTCGGCCCCGCACCTGCTGCTCGGCGAGGTCGTCGCCACCACCGGGCTGATCCTGCTGATCTTCGGCCTCACCCGCGCCCAGCGTGCGCACCTGGCCCCGGTCGCGGTCGCCTCCTACATCGGCGCCGCCTACTGGTTCACCTCCAGTACGTCGTTCGCCACCCCCGCCGTGACGATCGGCCGCGCGTTCACCGACACCTTCGCCGGGATCGCCCCGGCCTCTGTGCCCGGGTTCCTCGGTGCCCAGCTGGTCGGCCTGGCCTTCGGCCTGGCTCTGGTCACCGTGCTGTTCGGCCGCCCCGCCCGGACCACCGCCGACGACGTCGTGGTGCCGCACAGCGAGCCCGACCGTGTCGGCTCCGCCCACTGA